Sequence from the Streptomyces sp. R33 genome:
ACCCCCTGGTAGAAGGGGAACCGTAGCGGCGTGGTGCGTGGGAGGTTGGGGAACGGCGAAAAAGGGTCGGAAGCGGAGGGCGCGGGGCTTTACGGGAGCACTGCAGTGCATGGGGGACACTGGAGGGGCTCGACCCCGTTCCGTGTCGCCGAGGAGCTGTTCCCCATGCCCCGCCTTGCCGTGTTCGCCATCGTCGTCTGCGTGCTGTCCGTGGCCGCGGCCGTGGTCGCCTTCGTGGAGGGCAGCTTCCTGGGGATCGTCTGGGTGCTGCTGGCCGGGCTCACGTCCAACATGGCCTGGTACTACCTGCGCAAGGCGAAGGCCGAGAAGGCAGCCCGCTCCGCGGGCTAGCCGCCTACTGCGGGACCGCGCAGAAGCCGTTCGCGTCCTGCCAGAAGCGGTAGAGGTCGCGGCCGCAGTAGGTCTCCAGGTCCGACACGCCCAGCGAGGCCAGCAGATCGCGCACCACGTCGAAGAAGAACCCGTTGACCTCCGGGATCCACAGCAGCGCGAAGACGGCGATCAGCCCGAACGGCGCCAGCGGCGCGACCTCGCGGCGGATCCGGTACGAGAGCCAGGGCTCGATGATCCCGTAGCCGTCCAGGCCCGGGACCGGCAGGAAGTTCAGGATCGCCGCCGAGACCTGGAGCAGCGCGAGGAACGCGAGCGCGAAGCGGAACGGCAGCGGGACGCCGTCGAGGGCGTCCAGCCAGAACGGCGCCGTGCAGACGATCGCGAAGGCCACGTTGGTCAGCGGGCCCGCCGCAGAGATCAGGCTGTGCTTCCAGCGGCCCTGGATCCGGTCCCGCTCGATGTACACGGCGCCGCCGGGCAGGCCCAGCCCGCCCATGATCACGAAGATCACCGGCAGGATGATGCTGAGCAGCGCGTGCGTGTACTTCAGCGGGTTCAGCGTCAGGTAGCCCTTGGCCCCGACCGTGAGGTCGCCGCTGTGCAGGGCCGTGCGGGCGTGCGCGTACTCGTGCAGGCACAGGGAGACGATCCAGGCCGAGGTCACGAAGAGGAACACGGCGAGCCCGGTGCTCGTCGAGTACCCCGTCCACACGGCCCACCCGGTGACCGCCATGACGGCGGCGATCCCGAGGAATACGGAACTGATCTGCCGCTCGCTGCGGCTGCCCTGATGACCCATGCGGCGAAACCTACCCCGGGCACACGGCCAAAAGGATTACGGGGTCGGGGGCGGAGCCAGCGACAATGGGCCGGTGCGCTACGCGATTCTCGGCACGGCCCAGGCCATCCGCGACGACGGGACCCCCGTCGCCGTCGGCGGAGCGCGCCTGCGGGCGCTGCTGACGGCGCTCGCGCTGCGCCCGGGGCGGGCGGTGCCGGTGCACCTGCTCGTGGCCGAGGTGTGGGACGGGGACCCGCCGGCCGACGCGGTCGCCGCCCTCCAGGCGCTGGTCGCGCGGCTGCGCCGGGCGCTGGGGCACGAGGCCGTGCGCTCCGCGGAGGGCGGCTACCTGCTGGCCGCCGAGCGGGACGACATCGACCTGTACCGCTTCGAGCGGCTGGCCCGGGCCGCGGGCGAGGCCCCGGACCCGGCCGGGGCGGCCGCCCTGTACGACGAGGCCCTCGCCCTGTGGCGCGGGCCCGCGCTGGCAGACCTCCCGGACCCGGCAGCCGAGGCCGCGCGCTGGGATGCCGTACGGGCGGACGCGCGCCGGGGCCGGCTCGCGGCGGCCCTGGCCCTGGGCGGGGCCGAGCGGGCCCTCCCCGAGCTGACCGCCCTGTGCGAGCAGCGCCCGCTGGACGAGCCGCTCCAGGCCCTGCGGATCCGCGCACTGCGGGACGCGGGCCGCCCGGCAGAGGCGCTGGCCGCCTACGACACCGTCCGCCGCACCCTCGCCGCCCGCCTGGGCGCGGACCCCGGCCCGGACCTCCGAGCCCTCCACGCATCCCTCCTGGCCCCGTCCCCGGCGTCCCCCGCCGCCCCGCAGCAGCCGGACCAGGGCCCAGCCCAGGCCCCGTCCCCGGCCCCGGCCCCGGGCAGCGAGGCGGCCGGTGGGCTCGTACCGCCCGGCCAGGGCAACCTGCGGGCGCGGCTGACCAGCTTCGTGGGGCGGGAGGGGGACATCCGGGTCATCCGGGAGGACCTGGCGCGGGCTCGGCTCGTGACGCTGCTCGGGCCCGGCGGGGCCGGGAAGACACGGCTGTCCCAGGAGGCCGCCGAGCGCGCCGCCGTGGCCTGGCCCGACGGGGTGTGGTTCGTGGAGCTGG
This genomic interval carries:
- a CDS encoding site-2 protease family protein, coding for MGHQGSRSERQISSVFLGIAAVMAVTGWAVWTGYSTSTGLAVFLFVTSAWIVSLCLHEYAHARTALHSGDLTVGAKGYLTLNPLKYTHALLSIILPVIFVIMGGLGLPGGAVYIERDRIQGRWKHSLISAAGPLTNVAFAIVCTAPFWLDALDGVPLPFRFALAFLALLQVSAAILNFLPVPGLDGYGIIEPWLSYRIRREVAPLAPFGLIAVFALLWIPEVNGFFFDVVRDLLASLGVSDLETYCGRDLYRFWQDANGFCAVPQ